The Coleofasciculus sp. FACHB-1120 genomic sequence CTCGCTCACTTCACTCTTGTTGAGTCCATCTAACTCGATTGCTTGGATGACCTTCCGGCGTAAGTCATAACTGTAAGCTTTTGCCATCACAGAGTTTCCAGTCACTTCTATCACCACTCTACGTCCTAACTGAACTGGCGACAGCTATAACTACTTGGACTCAGTTGAATGCTTTCTCTATCACTTCGGTGTAGCAAAGTGTTGGACTGCTAATACTACCTCGGCGATTTACGCCAACCATTTGCTATCGCCTCTGCCTCTGTGCAAAACCACTTCTCCCCACTTGCTGGCTCAATTCGTGTTGACTCATAATCCTCACCCCCCAGAACGTGGTAAATCTTGTTTCCCGTTCCAACGGAAATGTTTCCTTTAATATTGCATCTTGGTTTTGTAACAGATGTAACAAATGTATTTGGAGATGAAGAACGGCTACCACTATATTCCGGAGAACGGCTGTCGCTAAGTTTCATTGCCACAATCGCAATAAGACCTACTATAGCAATGCGAATAACCTTTTGCAGTCCGTGTTTTGTCGCGTTTCGCTTATTCTTATCACGAAAAGATTGAGGTGCAATCCCTTCAATTGACGCATTGGAGGCACGAACTTTTCCATTTGCCTCAGTTGTTAACTCGTAAAAAATTGTATCCCCTACT encodes the following:
- a CDS encoding cold shock domain-containing protein produces the protein MKPVPHKGQLKTWKDDRGFGFIQPSDAGKEVFLHISALKGASRRPKVGDTIFYELTTEANGKVRASNASIEGIAPQSFRDKNKRNATKHGLQKVIRIAIVGLIAIVAMKLSDSRSPEYSGSRSSSPNTFVTSVTKPRCNIKGNISVGTGNKIYHVLGGEDYESTRIEPASGEKWFCTEAEAIANGWRKSPR